A single window of Nicotiana tomentosiformis chromosome 1, ASM39032v3, whole genome shotgun sequence DNA harbors:
- the LOC104097519 gene encoding serine/threonine-protein kinase-like protein At3g51990 — protein MGYLSCKAESSISISNSQKTHQPHNEEKEKPIKIQEFNYRDLEAATNGFSDQKLLGRGSHGLVYKGILRNGRLVAVKRSSRGAPRFSTDNCNEVENEIDILSKLQSPRLVNLVGVSTDSHDRLLVVEFMSNGTLYDVLHSNSRSVSWGRRIKLAFQTAKAVDILHSLNPPVIHRDIKSANVLIDRNFHARLGDFGLALRCHLDDFRLRSTPPAGTMGYLDPCYVTPDNLSTKTDVFSFGILLLEIISGRKAIDVAYSPPSIVDWAIPLIKRGKLLAVYDPRIPPPKDPLVRKQLAIVAAKCVRSCRERRPTMKEVVECLSGLSKLAPLHSWNGFTNPCLMVETVGRPVESKTSQLNLRIKERDLDGGDARLATPLRNSQRVYSDLGFRSNLMDLMAGNDGHSEFRGDADGVEPKSKSISRALSCRYVSGSVVGRRNNESLVHSNGRGGTSRLRRNNSVGAHSDRD, from the coding sequence ATGGGTTATCTATCATGTAAAGCTGAATCTTCCATATCAATTTCCAATTCTCAGAAAACCCATCAACCTCATAATGAAGAAAAGGAGAAACCCATCAAAATTCAGGAGTTTAACTACAGGGATCTTGAAGCTGCCACTAATGGTTTCTCTGACCAAAAGCTTCTTGGTAGGGGCAGCCATGGACTTGTCTATAAAGGAATACTTCGCAATGGGCGTCTTGTAGCTGTCAAGAGGTCTTCTAGAGGTGCCCCAAGATTCAGCACAGATAATTGTAATGAGGTAGAGAATGAAATTGATATTCTTTCCAAATTGCAAAGTCCAAGATTGGTTAATCTTGTTGGTGTTAGCACTGATTCTCATGATAGGCTTTTGGTTGTTGAGTTTATGTCTAATGGTACACTTTATGATGTTCTTCATTCCAATTCTCGTTCAGTTAGTTGGGGTAGAAGGATAAAGTTGGCTTTTCAAACTGCTAAAGCTGTTGATATTCTCCATTCTTTGAACCCTCCTGTAATTCATCGCGATATTAAGTCTGCTAATGTGTTGATAGACAGGAATTTTCATGCtcgtttgggcgattttgggttAGCATTAAGGTGTCATCTTGATGATTTTAGGTTGAGGTCTACTCCTCCTGCCGGTACAATGGGTTATCTCGATCCATGTTATGTGACCCCTGATAATTTAAGCACCAAGACTGATGTTTTCAGTTTTGGGATTTTATTGTTGGAGATTATTAGTGGGAGGAAGGCTATTGATGTAGCATATTCGCCGCCTTCCATTGTGGATTGGGCGATTCCATTGATTAAGAGAGGGAAGTTGTTGGCTGTATACGATCCGAGGATTCCACCTCCCAAGGATCCTTTGGTGAGAAAGCAATTGGCAATTGTGGCTGCTAAATGTGTGAGGTCTTGTAGGGAGAGGCGGCCAACTATGAAGGAGGTTGTTGAATGTTTGAGCGGGTTGAGTAAGTTGGCACCCCTACATTCTTGGAATGGTTTTACCAATCCTTGTTTGATGGTTGAAACTGTGGGGCGACCTGTTGAGTCGAAAACCAGCCAATTGAACTTGAGGATAAAAGAAAGAGATTTGGATGGTGGAGATGCTAGACTTGCAACACCACTCAGGAATTCGCAGAGGGTTTACTCTGACTTGGGGTTCCGCAGCAATTTGATGGATTTAATGGCTGGAAACGATGGGCACTCTGAATTTAGGGGAGATGCTGATGGGGTTGAACCTAAGTCAAAATCTATCAGTAGAGCTTTGAGCTGCAGATATGTAAGCGGTTCAGTTGTTGGTAGAAGAAACAATGAGTCTTTAGTTCACAGCAATGGTAGAGGAGGCACATCCCGTTTGAGAAGAAACAATTCAGTTGGTGCGCATTCAGATAGGGATTAA